From Triticum urartu cultivar G1812 chromosome 2, Tu2.1, whole genome shotgun sequence, a single genomic window includes:
- the LOC125540655 gene encoding GDSL esterase/lipase At5g45910-like yields the protein MHKLVCAGWLLLLSLSWSKPVVSSRSGGPRYQTIFSFGDSFADTGNNPVVFGWYSVFDPVTRPPYGTTFFGRHTGRNGDGRLIIDFIAENLGLPYVPPTLAHNGSFRRGANFAIGAATTLDAGFFHERDIPGGSSKFPLNTSLGVQLEWFESMKPTLCRTARECKKFLGRSLFLVGEFGVNDYHFSFQRKTVQEVRSFVPDVVANISIAVERLIKHGARSLVVPGVIPSGCSPPILTKFANAPPAAYDSKTGCLTAHNELGLYHNALLQAALGKLRAKHRNVKIIYADFFGPIMEMVESPHKFGFEEDVLMVCCGGPGRYGMNATVLCGDAAATTCRDPSARLYWDGVHLTEAANRHVADVWLGEINSSSQPQAGPKGAMSTGPSQNIGAGTVMN from the exons ATGCACAAGCTAGTATGCGCCGGTTGGCTCCTGCTCCTGTCCCTCTCGTGGTCCAAGCCGGTGGTCTCTTCCCGCTCCGGTGGCCCTCGCTACCAGACCATCTTCAGCTTCGGCGACTCCTTCGCCGACACGGGCAACAACCCCGTCGTCTTCGGATGGTACTCCGTCTTCGACCCCGTCACGCGGCCTCCCTACGGCACCACCTTCTTCGGCCGCCACACTGGCCGCAACGGGGACGGCCGGCTCATCATCGACTTCATCG CTGAAAACCTGGGCCTGCCGTATGTGCCGCCCACCCTAGCGCACAACGGCAGCTTCCGCCGAGGTGCCAATTTCGCCATTGGAGCCGCCACCACCCTCGACGCCGGTTTCTTCCACGAGAGGGACATTCCCGGTGGCTCCAGCAAGTTCCCCCTCAACACCAGCCTTGGCGTGCAGCTGGAGTGGTTCGAGTCCATGAAGCCTACATTGTGCCGCACAGCTCGAG AGTGCAAGAAATTCTTGGGCAGATCCCTCTTCTTGGTGGGCGAGTTCGGAGTCAACGACTATCACTTCTCTTTCCAACGGAAAACGGTGCAGGAAGTCAGATCCTTCGTGCCAGATGTTGTCGCCAACATCTCCATCGCCGTTGAG AGGCTGATCAAGCATGGGGCGAGGAGCCTGGTGGTTCCCGGCGTGATCCCGTCCGGATGCTCGCCGCCGATACTGACCAAGTTCGCCAATGCCCCACCGGCAGCATACGACTCCAAAACCGGCTGTCTGACAGCGCACAACGAGCTGGGGCTGTACCACAACGCGCTGCTGCAGGCGGCTCTCGGGAAGCTCCGGGCCAAGCACCGCAACGTCAAGATCATCTACGCTGATTTCTTCGGCCCAATCATGGAGATGGTGGAGTCGCCGCACAAGTTCG GTTTTGAAGAGGACGTACTCATGGTGTGCTGTGGAGGGCCTGGAAGGTACGGAATGAACGCGACGGTTCTATGCGGCGATGCAGCCGCGACGACGTGCCGGGATCCCTCTGCTCGGCTGTACTGGGACGGCGTCCACCTGACAGAGGCGGCTAACCGGCACGTCGCCGATGTCTGGCTGGGCGAGATCAACTCGTCCAGTCAGCCGCAAGCAGGGCCCAAAGGGGCCATGTCGACTGGGCCGTCACAAAATATAGGGGCGGGAACAGTGATGAACTAA